TGTATCAAAGAGGATCCGAAAATGAGGAGTTAAGCCAGGCTGACCTGCGTGAGGCATTGCATGTGGCATTTGAAAAACTGGGCAGTCGCAGTAAGGTGCTTGCAATACCGCCCGACTATACAAGATTCCATTCACAGGCCGGAATACTCACTTCCTTGGCGTGGGAGTATTTTGGCAATTCAATGACTGATATACTTCCAGCACTGGGGACCCATGCCCCAATGACGCAGGAACAGATTTCACATATGTTTCCTGGTGTGCCCCATGACCTTTTCAGGGTACATGACTGGCGCAACGATGTAGTGACCCTTGGGGTAGTTCCCGGTTCCTTTATCTCAGAAATTACAAATGGGCAGGTCACCTATGACTGGCCCGTGCAGGTCAATAAAATGCTTGTGGAGGGAGGCTATGACCTTATCCTGTCTATTGGCCAGGTAGTCCCCCACGAGGTAATCGGTATGGCCAACTACAACAAGAATATCTTCGTGGGCACAGGTGGATCGGAAGGTATCAATAAAAGCCACTTTATCGGTGCCGTCTATGGCATGGAACGTATTATGGGTCGTGCCAACAATCCCGTTCGCAAGGTTCTCAACTATGCCTCAAAGACTTTCACATCTCATCTGCCCATCATCTATGTGCAGACAGTAATTGGCCGCAATAGTGCCGGTAAACTGGTAACCCGTGGTATCTTTATAGGCGATGATGAAGAGGTATTCGAGC
The genomic region above belongs to Xiashengella succiniciproducens and contains:
- a CDS encoding lactate racemase domain-containing protein, with amino-acid sequence MVLYQRGSENEELSQADLREALHVAFEKLGSRSKVLAIPPDYTRFHSQAGILTSLAWEYFGNSMTDILPALGTHAPMTQEQISHMFPGVPHDLFRVHDWRNDVVTLGVVPGSFISEITNGQVTYDWPVQVNKMLVEGGYDLILSIGQVVPHEVIGMANYNKNIFVGTGGSEGINKSHFIGAVYGMERIMGRANNPVRKVLNYASKTFTSHLPIIYVQTVIGRNSAGKLVTRGIFIGDDEEVFELAADLSIKVNFEMVAEPLNKVVVYLEPGEFKSTWLGNKSIYRTRMALADGADLIVLAPGLREFGEDKTIDRLIRQYGYCGTPKTLKYVEEDEEMRNNLGAAAHLIHGSSEGRFSITYCPGHLSKEEIESVHFKYADLGEMMKRYDPDKLKDGYNIMPDGEKIFYISNPAVGLWAHSDRFKD